In Thiomonas arsenitoxydans, the genomic stretch GTCGAAGTGCTCGCACCGCACCAAGGCAAGGTCTACGACCCCTGCTGCGGGTCGGGTGGCATGTTCGTGCAGTCCGAGAAGTTCATCGAGAGCCACGGCGGGCGCTTTGGCGACATCTCCATCTACGGCCAGGAGGCCAACCCCACGACCTGGCGCCTAGTGGCGATGAACTTGGCCATCCGGGGCATGGACTTCAACCTCGGCAAGGAACCCGCCGACACCTTCCACCGCGACCAGCACCCCGACCTCAAGGCCGACTACGTGCTGGCCAATCCGCCGTTCAACATCTCCGACTGGGGCGGCGACCGCCTGCTGGACGACAAGCGCTGGCTCTACGGCACGCCCAACCCGAGCAATGCGAACTACGCCTGGCTGCAGCACATCCTCTGGCACCTGAACGCCAACGGGCAGGCCGGCGTGGTGCTGGCCAACGGCAGCATGTCGTCCAACCAGAACAACGAAGGCACCATCCGCAAGGCCATGGTCGAGGCCGACGTGGTGGAAGTCATGGTGGCGCTGCCGCCGCAACTCTTCTTCAACACCCAGATTCCCGCCTGCCTGTGGTTCCTGACCAAGAGCAAGACCGCCCATGGCCGCGACCGCAGGGGCGAGGTGCTGTTCATCGATGCCCGCAAGCTCGGGCGCATGGAGACCCGTGTCAACCGCGTGTTCGATGACGAGGACGTGGCCAGGATTGCCGGCACGGTGCATCGCTGGCGACAGGATGGGGAGGCTGGTGCGCAAGAGCCCTATGCCGATGTGCCGGGATTCTGCCGCGCGGTGAAGCTGGCCGAGATTGCCGAACACGGCCATGTGCTCACGCCGGGGCGGTATGTGGGCGCGGAGGCGGTGGATGATGACGATGAGGCGTTCAACGAGAAGATGGAGCGGCTGACCACCTTGCTTGCCGAGCAGATGGCGAAAGGCGCGGAGCTCGATGCGGTGATTCGGGAGAAGCTGGGGAGGATTGGGTATGCGGTTTGAGTGGGTGCCGCGACCTCTCTCCGAAGTGGCTCGCGAAATCACAGTGGGATTTGTGGGGACGATGGCAGACCAGTACGTCGCCGAGGGAGTGCCGTTCTTGCGGTCGTTGAATGTTCGTCCATTCGAGATTGACCTTGGTGATGTGAAGTACATCTCGCGTGACTTCCACGACCGCCTGCGGAAGTCGGCGCTACGTCCTGGTGATGTGGTCATCGTGCGGACCGGCAAGCCAGGGACGTGTGCCGTCGTTTCAGATGCTCTGCCTGAAGCGAATTGCTCTGACGTCGTCATAGTTCGCTGCGGAGAAGAGTTGAACCCGCACTTCTTGTCCTACTGGGTAAACGCCATGGCGGCTTCGCACGTCACTGCCCATACGGTTGGCGCTGTTCAGCAGCACTTCAACGTGGCGTCGGCGAAGCTGCTGCGCCTGCCCGTTCCGCCGCTGTCTGTTCAAGATGAAGTGCTCGCTCCGTTGCTAGCTATTGACCGTCGCATCGACCTCCTGCGCCAAACCAACGCCACGCTTGAAGCCATCGCCCAGGCGCTGTTCAAGAGCTGGTTCATCGACTTCGACCCCGTGCGCGCCAAGGCCGAGGGGCGCGAGCCCGAAGGCATGGATGCAGCAACGGCGGCGTTGTTTCCAAGTGAGTTCGAGGAGTCGGCGCTGGGGGAGATTCCGAAAGGGTGGGGGGTTCGCTCGCTTGACTCGTTCGCGAACTACCTCAACGGGTTGGCCATGCAGAAGTTCCCGCCGGAGAGTGATGAAGAGTACCTGCCAGTAATCAAGATTGCACAGCTTCGTGCAGGCAACACCAGTGGCGCTGACAGGGCTAGCTCGCGGCTTAAACCCGATTACATTGTGCGTGATGGTGATGTCCTCTTCTCATGGTCTGGTTCGCTTGAAGTGGAGCTATGGTGCGGCGGAAATGGCGCCCTGAATCAACATCTGTTCAAAGTAACGTCCAGCAAGGTGCCAAAGTGGTTCTACTACTTGGCAACGAAACAATTCCTGCCCACATTTCGTGAGATTGCCGCCCACAAGGCGACTACGATGGGGCATATCCAGCGGGTGCACTTGATGGAGGCGAGCGTGGCCATGCCAGCACCTGAAGTCTTGGACGCTCTTTCGCCGCTGATGAGGTCCATTCTGGAACGACGAGTGATTGGCGCGCTACATGCGCGGGAGTTGGCTGCCGTCCGCGACGCCCTCTTGCCACGCCTAATTTCAGGCAAACTTCGCCTGCCCGAGGCCGAGGAAGCCTTCGCAACTTCTTGACCTCTAACAGGGCTCACAATGGCACTTTGGCTCGTTCGCGCTGGCAAGTATGGGGAACATGAAACTCGGTTTCTCGATGACAACCGCATCTATCTGACTTGGGATGCATTTACGGAGACCGACCTATCGGTCGCGAAGGACTACGAAGGCGTCAAGGCCCTCATGTCACAGCGTTATCCAAGCGAGCCATCGCGCCGCTTGGGAAACTGGTCAGGGCAAGTGTGGGCCTTTCTCCTCGCCATGAAGGTCGGAGATTGGGTGGTAGTGCCAAGTAAGACGTCACCCACGATTGCGATTGGGGAAGTCGTCGGGCCATATGCGTTCGACCCCAAAGCGGAGCCGATGTACCGTCACTCCCGTGCCATCAAATGGCTAAACAAGGCCGTCCTTCGCAGTGCATTTGGCCAAGACCTTCTGTATTCGATGGGTGCATTCCTGACGGTCTGCGAAATCAAGCGCAACGACGCGGAGGCGCGCGTACGCAAAATGGCGGCCAATGGATGGCGGGATGTGTTCGTGAATACGACGGCATCCGTTCCAAGCAACGGGGGTGCCGAAAGTCAGGCTGACGCGGTAGACGTGGACCTCGAAGAGCTTGCGCGCGATGCCATTGGCAAACTCATCATCCAGAGATTTAAGGGCCATGGGATGGCGAGGCTTGTCGAAGCCATCCTAAAAGCCCAAGGTTTTGCCACGTACCTCAGCCCCGAGGGGCCAGACAAGGGAATCGACATCCTGGCAGCCGGTGGCGCTTTCGGATTCGAGCGTCCCCGCATCTGCGTGCAAGTCAAATCGGGCGACACGCCGGCGGACCGACCCGAGTTCACCCAACTTATTGGGGCAATGCAGAGTGTGAAGGCCGAGCAGGGTCTCTTTGTCTCGTGGGCGGGGTTCAAGCCGACTGTGCTTAAGGAAGTCCCGACCCATTTCTTCTCGGTGCGTGTCTGGAACGAGAAGGACCTCGTTGAGCAGGTACTGGCGAATTACGACAAACTTGACCAGGATGTCCGTGCAGAACTTCCACTCAAGCGAGTCTGGATGATTGCCTCTTCGGAGGAGTGAGCCGAGCATAGCCAGCGAACAATTGAACACAAAGCCCAAGCCATGACGAGCGCAGTCCTTGAAGACCACCTCGAACAAGCCACGCTTCAGTGGCTCTCCGCGCTCGGCTGGCAAACCGCGCATGGCCCTGACATCTCACCGCCCGACGCCAGGACCGCTGGCACCGAGCGCGACACCTACCGCCAGGTCTGCCTACCCCATCGCCTTGCGGCCACGATTCAGCGCCTGAATCCCAACATCCCGACGAGCGCACGGGACGCGGCTCTGCGCCTAGTCCTCAACCCCAACACCCCCGGCCTCGTCGCCGCCAACCGCCAGTTCCACCGCTGGCTGGTCGAAGGTGTCCCGGTCGAGTACCAGAGGGACGGCGAAACCCGCGGCGACCGCGTCCGGCTCATCGACTTCAGCGACGTTGGCCGAAACGACTGGCTGGCCGTCAACCAGTTCACCGTGCAAGGCCCCAAGCACACCCGCCGCCCCGACCTCGTGCTGTTCCTCAACGGCCTGCCCCTGGTGGTGCTGGAACTCAAGAACCCCGGCGACGAGAACGCCGACATCTGGGGCGCCTTCAACCAGCTCCAGGCCTACAAAGACGACATTCCCGACCTGTTCATCGACAACGAGCTGCTGGTCATCACCGACGGCATCTCCGCCCGCATGGGCTCGCTCACCGCCGACCGGGAACGCTTCATGGCCTGGCGCACCATCGACGGCCACACCACCGACCCGCTCGGGTCCATGCGCGAACTGGAAACCCTGGTCCAAGGTGCCTTCGACCGCCAGACCCTGCTCGACTATCTGCAGCAC encodes the following:
- a CDS encoding class I SAM-dependent DNA methyltransferase; translation: MNQDLKKTLWAAADKLRSSMDAAEYKHIVLGLIFIKYISDAFDERREQLKTQFNDPASDLYLPDAADQAAALEERDYYTMANVFWVPEVARWETLRAQAKLWDIGIRIDQALDAIEADNPRLKGILDKRYGRAQLEPGKMGELVDLVSTIGFGTGTQAKDVLGEVYEYFLGQFASAEGKKGGQFYTPASVVKVLVEVLAPHQGKVYDPCCGSGGMFVQSEKFIESHGGRFGDISIYGQEANPTTWRLVAMNLAIRGMDFNLGKEPADTFHRDQHPDLKADYVLANPPFNISDWGGDRLLDDKRWLYGTPNPSNANYAWLQHILWHLNANGQAGVVLANGSMSSNQNNEGTIRKAMVEADVVEVMVALPPQLFFNTQIPACLWFLTKSKTAHGRDRRGEVLFIDARKLGRMETRVNRVFDDEDVARIAGTVHRWRQDGEAGAQEPYADVPGFCRAVKLAEIAEHGHVLTPGRYVGAEAVDDDDEAFNEKMERLTTLLAEQMAKGAELDAVIREKLGRIGYAV
- a CDS encoding restriction endonuclease produces the protein MALWLVRAGKYGEHETRFLDDNRIYLTWDAFTETDLSVAKDYEGVKALMSQRYPSEPSRRLGNWSGQVWAFLLAMKVGDWVVVPSKTSPTIAIGEVVGPYAFDPKAEPMYRHSRAIKWLNKAVLRSAFGQDLLYSMGAFLTVCEIKRNDAEARVRKMAANGWRDVFVNTTASVPSNGGAESQADAVDVDLEELARDAIGKLIIQRFKGHGMARLVEAILKAQGFATYLSPEGPDKGIDILAAGGAFGFERPRICVQVKSGDTPADRPEFTQLIGAMQSVKAEQGLFVSWAGFKPTVLKEVPTHFFSVRVWNEKDLVEQVLANYDKLDQDVRAELPLKRVWMIASSEE
- a CDS encoding restriction endonuclease subunit S domain-containing protein, with protein sequence MRFEWVPRPLSEVAREITVGFVGTMADQYVAEGVPFLRSLNVRPFEIDLGDVKYISRDFHDRLRKSALRPGDVVIVRTGKPGTCAVVSDALPEANCSDVVIVRCGEELNPHFLSYWVNAMAASHVTAHTVGAVQQHFNVASAKLLRLPVPPLSVQDEVLAPLLAIDRRIDLLRQTNATLEAIAQALFKSWFIDFDPVRAKAEGREPEGMDAATAALFPSEFEESALGEIPKGWGVRSLDSFANYLNGLAMQKFPPESDEEYLPVIKIAQLRAGNTSGADRASSRLKPDYIVRDGDVLFSWSGSLEVELWCGGNGALNQHLFKVTSSKVPKWFYYLATKQFLPTFREIAAHKATTMGHIQRVHLMEASVAMPAPEVLDALSPLMRSILERRVIGALHARELAAVRDALLPRLISGKLRLPEAEEAFATS